One Amaranthus tricolor cultivar Red isolate AtriRed21 chromosome 1, ASM2621246v1, whole genome shotgun sequence DNA window includes the following coding sequences:
- the LOC130814980 gene encoding uncharacterized protein LOC130814980 isoform X2 gives MSPPPAAVGHPPLGLSSDESLIGGGWESPFSSDSFRLRSRNGGQWRHAELDQLLGSHSLRLAVDSDENDSDPDPGAGAGVDIEDNAGVLLAGEGSVAAELRSDDAVKTCENNVIPVEIGSVAKNEDVIEKLDSEEGSFFDCNICFDLAKEPVVTCCGHLFCWPCIYKWLHIHSDHNECPVCKGEIELKNVTPIYGRGNHISPPEEDTGVSIPVRPSAPRVDGYRQTLQRATSFRMEEMIRRLGSQIELPREDIVSNDDDELPRRAALTNRNVASREMRREQNPTVTTEVVEGTPQRHVNRRLLPVIYRVGQTPIRSVSNSRHVAAALSDAFHHPSPSRMSREMIVETYFRSISPRRNANQEMPPPSQDDRDSFSSIAAVIHGGSQTTDTAVEIDSNVSISTPSSRRRRTSRTSDMDSGDSRRRRLN, from the coding sequence ATGTCTCCGCCACCGGCTGCAGTAGGTCATCCGCCATTGGGGCTATCATCAGATGAATCTTTGATTGGTGGTGGGTGGGAATCGCCTTTTAGTAGTGATTCTTTTAGGCTGAGGAGTAGGAATGGCGGGCAATGGAGGCATGCTGAATTAGACCAGTTATTAGGATCACATTCATTACGATTGGCAGTCGATTCTGATGAAAATGACAGTGATCCTGATCCTGGTGCGGGTGCTGGTGTTGACATCGAGGATAATGCCGGGGTGTTGCTAGCAGGGGAAGGCAGTGTTGCTGCTGAGCTAAGAAGCGATGATGCTGTCAAGACTTGTGAGAATAATGTGATCCCTGTCGAGATTGGTTCTGTTGCTAAGAACGAAGATGTCATTGAAAAGCTCGATTCTGAGGAAGGAAGTTTTTTCGATTGCAATATATGTTTTGATTTAGCCAAAGAACCTGTTGTTACTTGTTGTGGCCATTTGTTTTGTTGGCCCTGCATTTATAAATGGTTGCATATTCATTCTGATCATAATGAATGCCCTGTGTGTAAAGGAGAAATCGAGCTTAAGAATGTCACTCCGATTTATGGGCGAGGAAACCATATTAGTCCGCCTGAAGAGGATACAGGCGTCAGCATCCCAGTGAGACCGTCTGCTCCACGAGTAGATGGTTATAGGCAAACCCTCCAAAGGGCAACCTCATTCCGGATGGAGGAGATGATCAGACGTCTAGGTTCTCAGATTGAACTTCCTCGTGAAGATATTGTTTCGAATGACGATGATGAACTTCCTCGGAGGGCTGCTCTTACGAATAGGAATGTGGCTAGTCGAGAGATGCGTAGGGAGCAAAATCCAACTGTAACTACTGAAGTTGTCGAGGGTACACCGCAAAGACATGTAAACCGCAGGCTTCTGCCTGTAATTTATCGAGTAGGGCAAACACCGATCAGATCTGTTAGTAACTCGCGTCATGTAGCAGCTGCATTATCTGACGCGTTTCATCATCCTTCTCCCTCAAGAATGAGCCGAGAGATGATAGTTGAGACATATTTTCGGTCCATTTCCCCAAGAAGGAACGCGAACCAAGAGATGCCACCTCCTTCTCAGGATGACCGAGACTCATTCTCAAGCATTGCGGCTGTTATACATGGAGGGAGTCAAACAACTGACACGGCTGTGGAGATCGATTCGAATGTGTCGATCTCTACCCCTTCTTCGAGGAGACGCCGCACTTCTAGAACCTCCGACATGGATAGCGGCGATTCTCGGAGGAGAAGGCTAAATTAG
- the LOC130814980 gene encoding uncharacterized protein LOC130814980 isoform X1 — protein MADRTEDYMNLELNLGLMSPPPAAVGHPPLGLSSDESLIGGGWESPFSSDSFRLRSRNGGQWRHAELDQLLGSHSLRLAVDSDENDSDPDPGAGAGVDIEDNAGVLLAGEGSVAAELRSDDAVKTCENNVIPVEIGSVAKNEDVIEKLDSEEGSFFDCNICFDLAKEPVVTCCGHLFCWPCIYKWLHIHSDHNECPVCKGEIELKNVTPIYGRGNHISPPEEDTGVSIPVRPSAPRVDGYRQTLQRATSFRMEEMIRRLGSQIELPREDIVSNDDDELPRRAALTNRNVASREMRREQNPTVTTEVVEGTPQRHVNRRLLPVIYRVGQTPIRSVSNSRHVAAALSDAFHHPSPSRMSREMIVETYFRSISPRRNANQEMPPPSQDDRDSFSSIAAVIHGGSQTTDTAVEIDSNVSISTPSSRRRRTSRTSDMDSGDSRRRRLN, from the coding sequence ATGGCTGATCGAACAGAAGATTATATGAATTTGGAATTGAATTTAGGACTTATGTCTCCGCCACCGGCTGCAGTAGGTCATCCGCCATTGGGGCTATCATCAGATGAATCTTTGATTGGTGGTGGGTGGGAATCGCCTTTTAGTAGTGATTCTTTTAGGCTGAGGAGTAGGAATGGCGGGCAATGGAGGCATGCTGAATTAGACCAGTTATTAGGATCACATTCATTACGATTGGCAGTCGATTCTGATGAAAATGACAGTGATCCTGATCCTGGTGCGGGTGCTGGTGTTGACATCGAGGATAATGCCGGGGTGTTGCTAGCAGGGGAAGGCAGTGTTGCTGCTGAGCTAAGAAGCGATGATGCTGTCAAGACTTGTGAGAATAATGTGATCCCTGTCGAGATTGGTTCTGTTGCTAAGAACGAAGATGTCATTGAAAAGCTCGATTCTGAGGAAGGAAGTTTTTTCGATTGCAATATATGTTTTGATTTAGCCAAAGAACCTGTTGTTACTTGTTGTGGCCATTTGTTTTGTTGGCCCTGCATTTATAAATGGTTGCATATTCATTCTGATCATAATGAATGCCCTGTGTGTAAAGGAGAAATCGAGCTTAAGAATGTCACTCCGATTTATGGGCGAGGAAACCATATTAGTCCGCCTGAAGAGGATACAGGCGTCAGCATCCCAGTGAGACCGTCTGCTCCACGAGTAGATGGTTATAGGCAAACCCTCCAAAGGGCAACCTCATTCCGGATGGAGGAGATGATCAGACGTCTAGGTTCTCAGATTGAACTTCCTCGTGAAGATATTGTTTCGAATGACGATGATGAACTTCCTCGGAGGGCTGCTCTTACGAATAGGAATGTGGCTAGTCGAGAGATGCGTAGGGAGCAAAATCCAACTGTAACTACTGAAGTTGTCGAGGGTACACCGCAAAGACATGTAAACCGCAGGCTTCTGCCTGTAATTTATCGAGTAGGGCAAACACCGATCAGATCTGTTAGTAACTCGCGTCATGTAGCAGCTGCATTATCTGACGCGTTTCATCATCCTTCTCCCTCAAGAATGAGCCGAGAGATGATAGTTGAGACATATTTTCGGTCCATTTCCCCAAGAAGGAACGCGAACCAAGAGATGCCACCTCCTTCTCAGGATGACCGAGACTCATTCTCAAGCATTGCGGCTGTTATACATGGAGGGAGTCAAACAACTGACACGGCTGTGGAGATCGATTCGAATGTGTCGATCTCTACCCCTTCTTCGAGGAGACGCCGCACTTCTAGAACCTCCGACATGGATAGCGGCGATTCTCGGAGGAGAAGGCTAAATTAG
- the LOC130814993 gene encoding uncharacterized protein LOC130814993, translated as MRIRKRKVPLPLSLLSPIPLTDPHLFSPSPVMVVQTEAPTASSNTVNHTSSVSIIHDSQPSDHLTNSWSSDLRRLIVANTGATHDDVMEVKGVLTNNDDASNVKLTTTKTTIGAAHHVSTSNYEEEGRWCEGDKAIPLKKRRGMSFNINNIVETSTEEEKEIKPSKNNNNNNVSVKKGNSKRGNTIMEGSRCSRVNGRGWRCCQPTLVGYSLCEHHLGKGRLRSMTTNAGVKAKSSTTKKRSRNINNEDQKVEHENDHNKKNERTTMKLGIVKARSLSSLLSQTNTINIAGDNDHASPHQHQQTVSNLDYY; from the exons atgagGATTAGGAAAAGAAAGGTTCCTTTACCTCTTTCACTTCTATCTCCAATACCCCTCACAGATCCTCACCTCTTTAGCCCGTCACCGGTCATGGTGGTGCAAACTGAAGCTCCAACTGCTTCTTCTAATACTGTTAATCATACTTCTTCTGTTAGTATTATCCATGATTCTCAGCCGTCTGATCATTTGACTAACTCATGGTCCTCCGATCTACGCCGTCTGATCGTTGCCAACACAGGTGCTACTCATGATGATGTTATG GAAGTTAAAGGAGTACTAACTAACAATGATGATGCCAG CAACGTAAAgttaacaacaacaaagactaCTATTGGTGCAGCTCATCATGTATCTACCTCCAATTATGAAG AAGAAGGAAGATGGTGTGAAGGTGATAAAGCGATTCCTTTAAAGAAACGAAGAGGAATGAGCttcaatattaataacattGTCGAAACCTCGactgaagaagaaaaagaaataaaaccgAGCaagaacaacaataataataatgtaagtgTAAAGAAGGGAAACAGCAAAAGAGGAAACACAATAATGGAAGGTTCTAGATGTAGTCGTGTTAATGGAAGAGGATGGAGATGTTGTCAACCAACACTTGTTGGTTATTCTCTTTGCGAGCATCACTTAGGAAAAGGAAGACTTCGAAGCATGACAACTAATGCAG GTGTAAAGGCAAAATCTTCAACCACTAAGAAGAGGAGCAGAAATATCAACAATGAAGATCAAAAAGTGGAGCATGAGAATGATCATAATAAGAAGAATGAAAGAACAACGATGAAGCTTGGAATAGTTAAAGCTAGATCATTAAGCAGTTTATTGAGTCAGACAAACACCATTAATATTGCAGGAGATAATGATCATGCAAGTCCACATCAGCATCAGCAGACTGTCAGTAATTTAGATTATTACTGA